Proteins encoded in a region of the Syngnathus typhle isolate RoL2023-S1 ecotype Sweden linkage group LG20, RoL_Styp_1.0, whole genome shotgun sequence genome:
- the LOC133144397 gene encoding hyccin-like isoform X1 has translation MLAMDQGVVEEWLSEYKTLPDSAVSAYAASLKDKGALVPALYKVIRENYSELLEPVCHQLFEFYRSGEPQLQRFTLQFLPELLWSLLSVSAARDPHTSGCIEALLLGIYNLEIVDKDGQSKVLSFTVPSLSKPSVYHEPSAIGSMALTEGALANHGLSRVVYSGPLLQRENFTAQNRFEVLTFLLLCYNAALSYMSSTSLQSLCQISSRVCICGYPRQQIRRYKGISTRMTVTSEFLVQLLTGIHYALCNGEAELGSKALDDVLYRAQLELFPEALLVGNAIKSTQQGAALKSNTKEGARSIQVEITPTASRISRNAVTSLSIRGHRWKRHDAVDLGSPDELMDISEADEGGMAPDTNPPTIIISNSVTALNLGAKAIKKYRLGGRSSKDKESSPLPIGRAASESVETSVKRLTLTSSQSVPKAGALTSLTRTASAVFSRSFEQVAAGTTPAPGNHTAPESGTYSCSLQEEGTAYLNHTQRSPSISAHLGSDL, from the exons ATGTTGGCTATGGACCAAGGAGTGGTGGAGGAATGGCTGTCAGAATATAAG ACCTTGCCTGACAGCGCCGTGTCAGCCTATGCTGCATCACTTAAAGACAAAGGTGCCCTTGTCCCGGCACTCTACAAAGTCATCCGGGAGAATTACAGTGAA CTGCTGGAGCCAGTGTGTCACCAGTTATTTGAGTTTTATCGGAGCGGTGAGCCGCAGCTGCAGCGTTTCACGCTTCAGTTCCTTCCAGAGCTCCTGTGGAGCCTTCTGTCCGTCAGCGCGGCCAGAGACCCCCACACCTCGGGCTGCATCGAGGCCCTGCTGCTGGGCATTTACAACTTG GAAATAGTTGATAAAGATGGGCAGAGTAAAGTATTATCCTTCACTGTTCCCTCGCTCTCCAAACCCTCGGTGTATCACGAG ccgtCCGCCATCGGGTCCATGGCGCTGACGGAAGGGGCACTCGCCAATCATGGCTTGAGCAGGGTGGTGTACAGTGGGCCGCTCCTCCAGAGAGAAAATTTTACTGCACAAAACAG aTTTGAGGTGCTGACCTTCTTGTTGCTGTGCTACAATGCTGCTCTGAGCTACATGAGCTCCACTTCCCTCCAGTCCCTCTGTCAGATCAGCTCCAG AGTGTGTATATGCGGTTACCCGCGGCAACAGATACGGCGCTATAAAGGTATTAGCACACGGATGACGGTTACATCAGAGTTCTTGGTTCAGCTCCTCACAGGGATACACTACGCATT GTGTAACGGAGAAGCGGAACTCGGATCCAAAGCTTTGGATGACGTCCTGTATCGGGCCCAGCTCGAGTTGTTCCCGGAAGCGCTCTTG GTGGGCAACGCCATCAAGTCGACGCAGCAGGGCGCGGCTCTGAAAAGCAACACCAAGGAGGGTGCACGTAGCATCCAGGTGGAGATCACACCCACTGCTTCCAGGATCTCTCGGAATGCTGTCACGTCGCTCTCTATCAGGGGCCACCGCTGGAAACGACACG ACGCAGTGGATCTGGGTTCCCCGGATGAGCTGATGGATATTTCGGAGGCGGACGAAGGCGGGATGGCGCCTGACACAAACCcacccaccatcatcatcagcaaCAGCGTGACCGCGTTAAATCTAGGGGCAAAGGCCATAAAGAAGTACCGTCTGGGCGGGCGCAGCAGCAAGGACAAAGAATCCAGCCCGCTCCCCATCGGTCGAGCGGCTAGCGAGAGCGTGGAGACGTCCGTCAAACGTCTCACGCTCACTTCGAGCCAGTCTGTGCCCAAAGCAGGAGCTCTCACCAGCTTGACACGCACGGCCAGCGCCGTGTTCTCTCGCTCTTTTGAGCAGGTAGCCGCCGGTACCACCCCGGCCCCTGGCAACCACACTGCCCCAGAATCTGGCACTTATTCATGCAGCCTGCAGGAGGAAGGGACGGCCTATTTAAACCACACGCAACGTTCGCCAAGCATCAGCGCGCACCTTGGCTCGGACCTTTGA
- the LOC133144397 gene encoding hyccin-like isoform X2 yields the protein MLAMDQGVVEEWLSEYKTLPDSAVSAYAASLKDKGALVPALYKVIRENYSELLEPVCHQLFEFYRSGEPQLQRFTLQFLPELLWSLLSVSAARDPHTSGCIEALLLGIYNLEIVDKDGQSKVLSFTVPSLSKPSVYHEPSAIGSMALTEGALANHGLSRVVYSGPLLQRENFTAQNRFEVLTFLLLCYNAALSYMSSTSLQSLCQISSRVCICGYPRQQIRRYKGISTRMTVTSEFLVQLLTGIHYALCNGEAELGSKALDDVLYRAQLELFPEALLVGNAIKSTQQGAALKSNTKEGARSIQVEITPTASRISRNAVTSLSIRGHRWKRHAESQEVSVDSEAAPGGVAIPDISVTGVSSERMPNGESLRARSDGRTYPDGETLGGASDVSPEPRSHESSTRGQEVRRQKSVRRMLENESSGSASIGRSQH from the exons ATGTTGGCTATGGACCAAGGAGTGGTGGAGGAATGGCTGTCAGAATATAAG ACCTTGCCTGACAGCGCCGTGTCAGCCTATGCTGCATCACTTAAAGACAAAGGTGCCCTTGTCCCGGCACTCTACAAAGTCATCCGGGAGAATTACAGTGAA CTGCTGGAGCCAGTGTGTCACCAGTTATTTGAGTTTTATCGGAGCGGTGAGCCGCAGCTGCAGCGTTTCACGCTTCAGTTCCTTCCAGAGCTCCTGTGGAGCCTTCTGTCCGTCAGCGCGGCCAGAGACCCCCACACCTCGGGCTGCATCGAGGCCCTGCTGCTGGGCATTTACAACTTG GAAATAGTTGATAAAGATGGGCAGAGTAAAGTATTATCCTTCACTGTTCCCTCGCTCTCCAAACCCTCGGTGTATCACGAG ccgtCCGCCATCGGGTCCATGGCGCTGACGGAAGGGGCACTCGCCAATCATGGCTTGAGCAGGGTGGTGTACAGTGGGCCGCTCCTCCAGAGAGAAAATTTTACTGCACAAAACAG aTTTGAGGTGCTGACCTTCTTGTTGCTGTGCTACAATGCTGCTCTGAGCTACATGAGCTCCACTTCCCTCCAGTCCCTCTGTCAGATCAGCTCCAG AGTGTGTATATGCGGTTACCCGCGGCAACAGATACGGCGCTATAAAGGTATTAGCACACGGATGACGGTTACATCAGAGTTCTTGGTTCAGCTCCTCACAGGGATACACTACGCATT GTGTAACGGAGAAGCGGAACTCGGATCCAAAGCTTTGGATGACGTCCTGTATCGGGCCCAGCTCGAGTTGTTCCCGGAAGCGCTCTTG GTGGGCAACGCCATCAAGTCGACGCAGCAGGGCGCGGCTCTGAAAAGCAACACCAAGGAGGGTGCACGTAGCATCCAGGTGGAGATCACACCCACTGCTTCCAGGATCTCTCGGAATGCTGTCACGTCGCTCTCTATCAGGGGCCACCGCTGGAAACGACACG CAGAGTCCCAGGAGGTGAGTGTAGACAGTGAGGCCGCGCCGGGGGGCGTGGCCATCCCCGATATCAGTGTGACGGGCGTGAGCAGCGAGCGAATGCCCAACGGAGAATCCCTGCGAGCGCGCTCCGACGGCCGCACCTACCCGGACGGCGAAACTTTGGGAGGTGCCTCCGATGTCAGCCCGGAACCCCGAAGTCATGAGTCCAGCACGCGGGGGCAGGAGGTCAGGAGGCAGAAGTCTGTGAGGCGAATGCTGGAAAATGAGAGTTCTGGGTCGGCCTCCATAGGGAGGAGCCAGCACTAA
- the LOC133144397 gene encoding hyccin-like isoform X3 → MLAMDQGVVEEWLSEYKTLPDSAVSAYAASLKDKGALVPALYKVIRENYSELLEPVCHQLFEFYRSGEPQLQRFTLQFLPELLWSLLSVSAARDPHTSGCIEALLLGIYNLEIVDKDGQSKVLSFTVPSLSKPSVYHEPSAIGSMALTEGALANHGLSRVVYSGPLLQRENFTAQNRFEVLTFLLLCYNAALSYMSSTSLQSLCQISSRVCICGYPRQQIRRYKGISTRMTVTSEFLVQLLTGIHYALCNGEAELGSKALDDVLYRAQLELFPEALLVGNAIKSTQQGAALKSNTKEGARSIQVEITPTASRISRNAVTSLSIRGHRWKRHESQEVSVDSEAAPGGVAIPDISVTGVSSERMPNGESLRARSDGRTYPDGETLGGASDVSPEPRSHESSTRGQEVRRQKSVRRMLENESSGSASIGRSQH, encoded by the exons ATGTTGGCTATGGACCAAGGAGTGGTGGAGGAATGGCTGTCAGAATATAAG ACCTTGCCTGACAGCGCCGTGTCAGCCTATGCTGCATCACTTAAAGACAAAGGTGCCCTTGTCCCGGCACTCTACAAAGTCATCCGGGAGAATTACAGTGAA CTGCTGGAGCCAGTGTGTCACCAGTTATTTGAGTTTTATCGGAGCGGTGAGCCGCAGCTGCAGCGTTTCACGCTTCAGTTCCTTCCAGAGCTCCTGTGGAGCCTTCTGTCCGTCAGCGCGGCCAGAGACCCCCACACCTCGGGCTGCATCGAGGCCCTGCTGCTGGGCATTTACAACTTG GAAATAGTTGATAAAGATGGGCAGAGTAAAGTATTATCCTTCACTGTTCCCTCGCTCTCCAAACCCTCGGTGTATCACGAG ccgtCCGCCATCGGGTCCATGGCGCTGACGGAAGGGGCACTCGCCAATCATGGCTTGAGCAGGGTGGTGTACAGTGGGCCGCTCCTCCAGAGAGAAAATTTTACTGCACAAAACAG aTTTGAGGTGCTGACCTTCTTGTTGCTGTGCTACAATGCTGCTCTGAGCTACATGAGCTCCACTTCCCTCCAGTCCCTCTGTCAGATCAGCTCCAG AGTGTGTATATGCGGTTACCCGCGGCAACAGATACGGCGCTATAAAGGTATTAGCACACGGATGACGGTTACATCAGAGTTCTTGGTTCAGCTCCTCACAGGGATACACTACGCATT GTGTAACGGAGAAGCGGAACTCGGATCCAAAGCTTTGGATGACGTCCTGTATCGGGCCCAGCTCGAGTTGTTCCCGGAAGCGCTCTTG GTGGGCAACGCCATCAAGTCGACGCAGCAGGGCGCGGCTCTGAAAAGCAACACCAAGGAGGGTGCACGTAGCATCCAGGTGGAGATCACACCCACTGCTTCCAGGATCTCTCGGAATGCTGTCACGTCGCTCTCTATCAGGGGCCACCGCTGGAAACGACACG AGTCCCAGGAGGTGAGTGTAGACAGTGAGGCCGCGCCGGGGGGCGTGGCCATCCCCGATATCAGTGTGACGGGCGTGAGCAGCGAGCGAATGCCCAACGGAGAATCCCTGCGAGCGCGCTCCGACGGCCGCACCTACCCGGACGGCGAAACTTTGGGAGGTGCCTCCGATGTCAGCCCGGAACCCCGAAGTCATGAGTCCAGCACGCGGGGGCAGGAGGTCAGGAGGCAGAAGTCTGTGAGGCGAATGCTGGAAAATGAGAGTTCTGGGTCGGCCTCCATAGGGAGGAGCCAGCACTAA
- the LOC133144417 gene encoding interleukin-6-like isoform X1, with amino-acid sequence MPNMYTQILAVGLVAFLVLPANGAPLTEATTVLPSSDTSSEEETAPSDLLTSAHVWDSVLGTAKEHQKAFDDEFQNNVNFHLLEHYKAPQFPANCPSSNFSKEACLHRLAQGLSTYIILLKHVEKEYPGSKILSEAKHYSELLLYNIKQKVGQCDNLGIGNEFCCYYNTYFDIVLLTLVRQMKKPEEVTGLSSNEEESLLRSLYHPDAFHRKMTAHNILRKLYIFIVDGERALRRKERQRGKHAKVFAMFSLLR; translated from the exons atgcccaacatgt acacgcaaattctcgcggtgggcttggtggcttttctagtactgccagccaatggcgctccgttgacagaagcgaccaccgtcttgccatcaagcgacacctcaagtgaggaggaaacggcgccctctgacctgctgacctccgctcatgtttgggactcggttctgggtaccgctaaagaacaccagaaagct tttgatgatgaattccaaaacaatgtcaactttcatttactggagcattacaaagcacctcagtttccagcaaactgccccagctccaactttagcaag gaggcttgcctgcacaggctggcccaaggtctgtccacttacataattcttctcaagcacgtggagaaggaatatcccggcagtaaaattctgtctgaggccaaacactactctgaactcctgctctacaatatcaaacaaaaggttggccagtgtgacaatttagggataggaaatgaattttgctgttactataatacctattttgacattgtgttgcttactcttgtccggcagatgaaaaaaccagaagaggtcacaggcctgagtagcaatgaggaagagagcctattgaggtcactgtaccaccccgatgctttccacagaaagatgacggcgcacaacatcctgcggaagctctacatcttcattgttgacggcgagagggcgctgaggcgcaaagaacggcaaaggggaaaacatgccaaggtcttcgccatgtttagtttattgcggtag
- the LOC133144417 gene encoding interleukin-6-like isoform X2, producing MPNMYTQILAVGLVAFLVLPANGAPLTEATTVLPSSDTSSEEETAPSDLLTSAHVWDSVLGTAKEHQKAFDDEFQNNVNFHLLEHYKAPQFPANCPSSNFSKEACLHRLAQGLSTYIILLKHVEKEYPGSKILSEAKHYSELLLYNIKQKMKKPEEVTGLSSNEEESLLRSLYHPDAFHRKMTAHNILRKLYIFIVDGERALRRKERQRGKHAKVFAMFSLLR from the exons atgcccaacatgt acacgcaaattctcgcggtgggcttggtggcttttctagtactgccagccaatggcgctccgttgacagaagcgaccaccgtcttgccatcaagcgacacctcaagtgaggaggaaacggcgccctctgacctgctgacctccgctcatgtttgggactcggttctgggtaccgctaaagaacaccagaaagct tttgatgatgaattccaaaacaatgtcaactttcatttactggagcattacaaagcacctcagtttccagcaaactgccccagctccaactttagcaag gaggcttgcctgcacaggctggcccaaggtctgtccacttacataattcttctcaagcacgtggagaaggaatatcccggcagtaaaattctgtctgaggccaaacactactctgaactcctgctctacaatatcaaacaaaag atgaaaaaaccagaagaggtcacaggcctgagtagcaatgaggaagagagcctattgaggtcactgtaccaccccgatgctttccacagaaagatgacggcgcacaacatcctgcggaagctctacatcttcattgttgacggcgagagggcgctgaggcgcaaagaacggcaaaggggaaaacatgccaaggtcttcgccatgtttagtttattgcggtag
- the LOC133144949 gene encoding prelamin-A/C-like — protein sequence MHDPESFLEQQKQAREMATPENTPQDANIALSPNRITRFQETEELRKLNDLLVVYIDNARSREVENAGLRLRIAESETEVSRQLTGLKAVYETELAKARASLDSEATERARLQLELTKLRLEFDEL from the coding sequence atgcatgatcctgagtctttcctggaacagcagaagcaagctcgagagatggcgaccccagaaaacactcCTCAAGATGCAAACATTGCCCTCTCCCCCAACCGCATCACACGTTTCCAGGAAACGGAAGagctccgcaagctcaacgaccttctggtcgTTTAcatcgacaacgcccgttcccgggaagtggagaacgccggcttgcgtttgcgcatcgctgaatccgaaacagaggtgtcccggcagctgactggcctgaaggccgtttacgagacggagctggcgaaagcccgtgcgtctCTGGACtcggaggccacagagcgtgcacgtctgcagctggagttgACCAAGCTGAGGCTGGAATTCGACGAGCTG